Proteins from a genomic interval of uncultured Desulfuromusa sp.:
- a CDS encoding flagellar hook protein FlgE has translation MGVSSALYSGVSGLNANANAMSVLGDNLANANTVGFKSSRTIFGDLLSSQVSGSGGTSQVGRGVGLSTVDTIFSQGTFENTETNTDLAVEGAGFFIVSDPATGNASNNYTRAGAFRFNAEGYLVNPEGYNVMGYQLDADGNAVGDLTPIWANTQSFTPAGPTANIDLNTNLDSDSVTIAGGFDPLNPVESSNTATSIQVFDSLGSTHLMTTYFTKTSDQTWEWNSVVDGGEVTGGTPGVLEIVGSGSLGFDSSGDLITVDGVDLYTVAGDTSSDPVFPRPTATTTIGALDWNNGAVQTQQVSIDMQTSQYASPSVVVSQEQDGFGTGTLVKLSVDELGNVVGNFSNGTPRLLMRIPLAKFTNPSSLTKIGNNMYAQSTNSGVPVIGTIGSGVGNIFTNALELSNVDMAQEFVKMITTQRGFSANSKTITTTDEMLAEVINLKR, from the coding sequence ATGGGAGTATCTAGTGCTCTTTATAGTGGAGTCAGTGGACTTAACGCAAACGCAAACGCAATGAGTGTTCTTGGTGATAATCTCGCCAATGCCAATACCGTTGGATTTAAATCGAGCCGGACGATTTTCGGTGATCTGCTATCGAGTCAGGTTTCCGGCTCCGGCGGTACCTCTCAGGTCGGTCGGGGTGTCGGTCTGTCGACCGTAGACACTATCTTCAGCCAGGGAACATTTGAAAACACCGAAACCAATACGGATCTGGCCGTTGAGGGCGCAGGATTTTTTATTGTCAGCGATCCAGCAACCGGTAATGCATCCAACAACTATACCCGGGCCGGTGCCTTCCGTTTCAATGCCGAAGGGTATCTTGTCAATCCCGAAGGCTACAATGTCATGGGATACCAGTTGGATGCAGACGGCAACGCAGTTGGGGATCTGACCCCTATCTGGGCCAACACCCAGTCATTCACCCCGGCAGGGCCAACAGCAAACATCGATCTGAATACCAACCTTGATTCTGATTCTGTAACGATTGCCGGTGGTTTTGATCCCTTGAATCCGGTAGAAAGTTCAAATACGGCCACTTCAATCCAGGTTTTTGACAGCCTGGGGAGTACCCATCTCATGACAACCTACTTTACCAAGACATCTGACCAGACATGGGAATGGAATTCTGTTGTGGACGGTGGAGAAGTGACCGGTGGGACCCCAGGTGTTTTAGAGATCGTTGGCTCCGGGTCTTTGGGATTTGATTCCAGCGGAGACCTGATCACCGTTGATGGTGTTGATCTTTACACGGTTGCAGGTGATACAAGTAGCGATCCTGTGTTTCCAAGACCGACAGCAACAACAACGATCGGAGCCCTGGATTGGAACAATGGTGCCGTCCAGACGCAACAGGTTTCAATCGATATGCAAACCAGTCAGTATGCCAGCCCCTCGGTGGTGGTATCTCAGGAACAGGACGGTTTCGGCACGGGGACTCTGGTTAAACTGAGTGTTGACGAGCTTGGTAACGTCGTCGGAAATTTTTCCAACGGGACACCACGCTTGCTGATGCGCATTCCTTTAGCTAAATTCACCAACCCGAGTTCCCTGACTAAGATTGGGAATAACATGTATGCCCAGAGCACCAACTCCGGTGTGCCTGTTATCGGGACGATCGGATCGGGAGTTGGTAACATCTTTACCAATGCTTTGGAACTTTCAAATGTTGATATGGCTCAGGAGTTCGTTAAAATGATCACAACCCAACGGGGTTTTTCAGCCAACTCAAAAACAATAACAACAACAGACGAAATGTTGGCGGAAGTTATTAATCTGAAAAGGTAG
- a CDS encoding flagellar hook assembly protein FlgD yields MSAISGIDTGNSLPATSTSDNASMGKQDFLLLLVAQLENQDPMNPEDATEFTSQLAQFSSLEQLENVNKSLEGLSTMSSEMERMSALGLIGTVVIAQKEEFSYNGEPIDLGYELEAPADDVKLYILNSTGATLATLSPTENSEGQHFFEWDGASDAGMPLEPGDYELVVRAVDEDDAIVPSKSLIRGLVYGVDLDPDGASLETTAGPVKMSKVEKAGVSL; encoded by the coding sequence ATGTCAGCAATTAGTGGTATTGATACCGGTAACTCGTTACCCGCAACATCAACGTCCGACAATGCTTCTATGGGAAAGCAAGATTTTCTTTTGTTGCTGGTCGCGCAGTTGGAAAACCAGGATCCAATGAATCCGGAAGATGCGACAGAGTTCACATCGCAGCTGGCACAATTCAGTTCGCTGGAACAACTGGAAAATGTCAATAAAAGCCTGGAAGGCCTCTCTACTATGAGTAGTGAGATGGAGCGAATGTCAGCACTTGGGTTGATTGGAACGGTGGTGATTGCTCAGAAAGAGGAGTTTTCCTATAACGGTGAACCCATTGATCTCGGCTATGAGTTGGAAGCCCCCGCTGATGATGTCAAGCTGTATATTCTCAATTCAACCGGCGCGACTCTGGCGACCCTCAGTCCAACTGAAAATTCTGAAGGTCAACACTTTTTCGAATGGGACGGAGCCAGTGATGCGGGAATGCCGCTGGAACCAGGCGACTATGAACTGGTCGTTCGGGCTGTCGATGAGGATGACGCCATTGTCCCTTCGAAGAGCTTGATCAGAGGGCTGGTTTACGGGGTTGATCTTGATCCTGACGGTGCATCATTGGAAACCACTGCCGGACCAGTCAAAATGAGCAAAGTCGAAAAAGCCGGTGTGTCTTTATGA
- a CDS encoding flagellar hook-length control protein FliK, which translates to MDALAIIDRGTQTAAPTTTKAKNKNEQQFSHALNKEQQAQKQPENKPVNKQADGAEAPQKKQAVAHDAKTETQQNVDNRNVDTAEAGDKTTQKTEMTAGTQQQAKVRDIITDLMKTLSQDESIAAEDREEIKALLSDLLQQLESTDGQGEQVFAGIDLSKFAAKLESLDNDTDQEELLAHLVAQIENQLTDQLELQQDTELAVAVAVTESAQQNPTPTVVENQAQARRALQKAFDAVASQQPMSDDNVATEENISVLEPSSEDAALESDPRFAGLLKPRPDQPSQQLRSENEQRPVQQAKPVTELKQSETATPVTETTQETGTTPPSGGKQILENFVQQTQHNLQAQGQQQTQGSDINRTIPQTQTVQLASGRQVADSQIFDQVVTHLSGSVNGDTGRMVLRLQPAELGSLRLELTVEGDRIQANLHAQSHQVQEVLERNLPQLRNALAEQGLKIDQFQVNVDQRQQSGQFENMAQQHQNDGSQEQSGWQQQNAETEEQAIPLAHLMQNGGGGISLHV; encoded by the coding sequence ATGGATGCATTAGCAATAATCGACAGGGGAACACAGACAGCTGCTCCAACGACAACAAAAGCAAAAAACAAGAATGAACAGCAATTCAGTCACGCATTGAATAAAGAGCAGCAAGCCCAAAAGCAGCCTGAAAACAAACCCGTGAACAAACAAGCTGACGGAGCTGAAGCGCCACAGAAAAAACAGGCTGTTGCCCATGATGCAAAAACAGAAACTCAGCAAAACGTTGATAACCGGAATGTGGATACGGCTGAAGCGGGAGATAAAACTACTCAGAAAACTGAAATGACCGCTGGAACTCAACAGCAGGCCAAAGTTCGGGACATCATCACCGACCTGATGAAAACCCTTTCTCAGGACGAATCAATTGCAGCTGAGGATCGGGAAGAGATTAAAGCCCTGCTGTCTGATCTGTTGCAGCAACTTGAATCAACTGACGGTCAGGGGGAACAGGTCTTTGCGGGGATTGATTTGTCCAAGTTTGCAGCAAAACTCGAATCTCTGGACAATGATACCGATCAGGAAGAGCTATTGGCGCATCTGGTGGCTCAGATAGAAAACCAACTGACAGATCAACTTGAATTACAGCAAGACACTGAGCTGGCTGTGGCTGTGGCTGTGACGGAATCTGCACAGCAGAATCCTACCCCGACTGTTGTCGAAAACCAGGCACAGGCGCGACGGGCATTGCAGAAAGCTTTTGATGCTGTCGCTTCGCAACAACCAATGAGCGATGACAACGTTGCAACAGAAGAAAACATCTCAGTACTTGAGCCGTCTTCTGAAGATGCAGCTCTGGAGTCTGATCCACGCTTTGCAGGATTACTCAAACCACGACCAGATCAGCCTTCTCAACAGCTTCGGTCGGAAAATGAACAACGACCAGTGCAACAAGCGAAACCCGTGACAGAACTGAAGCAGAGTGAAACAGCCACTCCGGTGACAGAAACAACGCAGGAAACTGGAACAACTCCGCCTTCAGGAGGAAAGCAGATTTTGGAAAATTTTGTGCAACAGACGCAACACAATCTGCAAGCACAAGGGCAGCAGCAGACTCAAGGCTCGGATATAAACAGAACCATTCCGCAAACTCAGACAGTGCAATTGGCAAGTGGCCGGCAAGTCGCTGACAGTCAGATTTTTGACCAGGTCGTAACGCATCTCTCGGGCAGCGTCAACGGTGATACCGGACGGATGGTTCTTCGTCTGCAACCGGCAGAACTTGGATCTTTAAGACTTGAACTGACCGTTGAAGGGGATCGAATCCAGGCAAATCTTCATGCCCAGAGTCACCAGGTTCAGGAAGTCCTCGAACGAAATCTGCCTCAATTACGCAATGCTTTGGCGGAACAGGGACTCAAAATCGATCAATTCCAGGTCAATGTTGACCAACGGCAACAGAGCGGACAGTTTGAAAACATGGCCCAGCAGCACCAGAATGATGGTTCTCAGGAGCAATCAGGATGGCAACAACAAAACGCTGAGACGGAAGAACAAGCTATCCCCTTAGCCCACCTGATGCAGAATGGTGGCGGAGGCATCAGTCTCCACGTATAA
- the fliJ gene encoding flagellar export protein FliJ, translating into MAAKFKLQTVLNYRQSLEDQAQQLLAASLQRQTDLKAQLQKQKQQLQRHDRELKIRQVDGLTVAEMDLYESQIQHCRGVMEMILRQLKQLEEKILFERKELLNAARDRQVMEKLKDKQEAEYQQELSRKERAMLDEISLRNKGHNP; encoded by the coding sequence ATGGCTGCGAAATTCAAATTGCAGACGGTCCTCAATTATCGACAATCTTTGGAAGATCAGGCGCAACAGCTTCTGGCAGCCAGCTTACAAAGACAAACGGACCTGAAAGCCCAGTTGCAGAAACAAAAACAGCAACTACAACGGCACGACCGGGAATTAAAAATTCGTCAAGTCGACGGATTAACAGTTGCTGAAATGGATTTATATGAATCCCAAATTCAGCATTGTCGTGGCGTGATGGAGATGATTTTAAGACAATTAAAGCAACTTGAGGAGAAAATTCTCTTCGAGCGTAAAGAACTTCTTAATGCCGCGCGCGACCGCCAAGTTATGGAAAAATTGAAAGACAAGCAGGAAGCTGAATATCAACAGGAACTGTCACGTAAAGAACGGGCGATGTTGGACGAAATCAGCTTACGAAATAAAGGACATAACCCATGA
- a CDS encoding FliI/YscN family ATPase, with product MKDLVERVKAVNPLKISGKVIQIVGLVVEGYCPNATVGTLCQLLPLGSGEPVPAEVVGFRDSRALLMPLGELRGLGPGSLIQVLRDSASLPVGDHLLGRVLDALGQPLDERPLASCEHECPLYSLPASPMARKPIVDPLDLGVRAINSLLTCGSGQRMGIMAGSGVGKSVLLGMMAKHTQADVNVIALIGERGREVREFIERDLGPEGLARSVVITATSDQSPLLRMRGAFVATTIAEYFCAQGKNVLLLMDSVTRFAMAMREVGLAIGEPPTTKGYTPSVFATLPKLLERAGSFKGKGSITGLYTVLVEGDDMNEPIADAVRSILDGHIVLSRDLAARNHYPSIDILNSASRVMRDIVSPEHMQLNGRVREILATYKEAEDLINIGAYIEGSNGKIDYAISQIEAITDFLRQGMNDAVDLETTIEELTTLLQDRRQGAR from the coding sequence ATGAAAGACCTTGTCGAACGCGTTAAAGCCGTGAATCCACTCAAGATCAGTGGCAAAGTCATCCAGATTGTCGGTCTGGTGGTCGAAGGTTACTGCCCAAACGCGACTGTTGGCACCCTGTGTCAGCTGCTGCCATTGGGAAGCGGAGAACCCGTTCCTGCCGAGGTGGTCGGATTCCGTGATTCCCGGGCGCTACTGATGCCTTTAGGAGAACTTCGCGGTCTGGGCCCGGGAAGTTTGATTCAGGTCCTCCGGGATAGCGCATCCTTACCCGTCGGCGATCATCTTCTGGGTCGGGTTCTCGACGCTCTCGGGCAACCCCTCGATGAACGTCCGCTGGCATCCTGTGAGCATGAATGTCCTTTATATTCCCTCCCGGCAAGCCCGATGGCGCGAAAACCTATTGTTGATCCTCTCGACCTGGGCGTTCGGGCAATCAACAGTTTGTTGACCTGTGGTTCGGGGCAGAGGATGGGAATCATGGCCGGATCAGGGGTGGGAAAAAGTGTCCTGCTGGGAATGATGGCCAAGCATACGCAAGCTGATGTCAACGTCATTGCCTTGATTGGTGAACGGGGACGAGAAGTTCGTGAATTTATCGAACGTGATCTTGGCCCGGAAGGGCTCGCCCGTTCCGTTGTGATTACTGCGACTTCAGACCAGTCGCCCCTCTTGCGGATGCGAGGAGCCTTCGTCGCAACCACAATCGCAGAATATTTCTGCGCACAGGGGAAAAATGTCCTGCTGTTGATGGATTCAGTCACCCGTTTTGCCATGGCGATGCGTGAAGTTGGACTGGCCATTGGCGAACCACCAACGACCAAAGGTTATACGCCATCGGTTTTTGCCACTCTGCCAAAGTTGCTGGAACGAGCCGGGAGCTTTAAAGGAAAAGGAAGCATCACCGGACTGTATACCGTTCTGGTTGAAGGGGACGATATGAATGAACCCATTGCTGATGCGGTCAGGTCTATTCTCGATGGTCATATTGTCCTTTCACGCGATCTGGCAGCACGTAATCACTATCCATCTATCGACATCCTCAATTCCGCCAGCCGGGTCATGCGCGACATTGTCAGCCCTGAACATATGCAACTGAATGGGCGTGTCCGGGAAATTCTTGCGACCTACAAAGAAGCTGAAGATCTGATCAATATCGGAGCCTATATCGAAGGAAGCAACGGCAAAATCGACTATGCCATTTCCCAGATTGAAGCCATTACGGATTTTCTGCGTCAAGGGATGAACGATGCTGTTGATTTAGAGACAACCATAGAAGAGTTGACAACGTTGCTGCAGGATCGCCGCCAGGGAGCAAGGTAA
- a CDS encoding TIGR02530 family flagellar biosynthesis protein: MSNPITIIPQPLAPTRTQNPARNGQPGSIKAPGSFDQLLQNKIEQGGVKFSKHATDRMQSRGINFNPNQIQRLESAVSQVSAKGGQESLVILDNTALVVSIKNDTVVTVVDQNQLKNNVFTNIDSAVIA, encoded by the coding sequence ATGAGCAATCCAATTACCATAATACCGCAACCGCTCGCCCCGACTCGGACACAGAATCCAGCGCGGAACGGTCAACCCGGTTCAATCAAAGCCCCTGGAAGCTTTGATCAGTTATTACAAAACAAGATTGAACAGGGGGGAGTCAAGTTTTCCAAACATGCAACCGATCGCATGCAGAGTCGTGGCATCAACTTTAATCCTAACCAGATACAGCGTCTGGAATCTGCTGTTTCTCAAGTCAGTGCCAAAGGGGGACAAGAATCTCTGGTTATCCTTGATAATACAGCTCTGGTCGTGAGTATCAAAAATGACACCGTAGTCACCGTTGTGGATCAAAACCAACTGAAGAATAATGTTTTTACCAATATTGACAGCGCAGTGATTGCCTAA